In the Drosophila takahashii strain IR98-3 E-12201 chromosome 3R, DtakHiC1v2, whole genome shotgun sequence genome, one interval contains:
- the LOC108061813 gene encoding 3'-5' ssDNA/RNA exonuclease TatD has translation MDPKQQAQEEVVAPVAPLLEDQLELDMKHCFENLIVIDVGANLTNKKYSRDLDSVVQRARDAGVQKLMVHGTSVKSSKEALRLSRIYPDIIYSTAGIHPHDSKSIVEEPATWFDLEHIAQAQECVAIGPCGLDYQRDFSEPDAQKQIFAKQLHLAVRLNKPLLIHERSAQHDLLEILDKFENLPPVIVRGFMGTAEEALKYLERRFYISLTGYLCKDKSDTGVRRLLEDGTLPLDRLLVETDAPFMYPNTRASKLPQHVKTGITERSLLYLHRYCTFQRNEPCSLPAIVEMIAAFMKKTPDEVALATAFNALKLFGLS, from the exons ATGGACCCCAAACAACAGGCccaggaggaggtggtggccCCCGTGGCCCCGCTGCTGGAGGATCAGCTGGAGCTGGACATGAAGCACTGCTTCGAGAACCTGATTGTGATCGACGTGGGTGCGAATCTGACCAACAAGAAGTATAGCCGTGATCTGGATTCCGTGGTGCAGAGAGCCAGAGACGCAG GTGTTCAGAAACTAATGGTTCACGGCACTTCGGTCAAATCGAGCAAGGAAGCGCTGCGCCTCTCGCGCATCTATCCCGACATAATCTACTCAACTGCTGGCATTCATCCGCACGACTCCAAGTCCATCGTGGAGGAGCCGGCCACATGGTTCGACCTGGAGCACATCGCCCAGGCACAGGAGTGCGTGGCGATCGGGCCCTGCGGCCTGGACTACCAGCGGGACTTCTCCGAGCCGGACGCCCAGAAGCAGATCTTCGCCAAGCAGCTGCACCTGGCCGTCCGGCTGAACAAACCTCTGTTGATCCACGAGCGGTCGGCTCAGCACGATTTACTCGAAATACTCGACAA ATTCGAGAATCTGCCGCCTGTGATCGTCAGAGGTTTCATGGGCACCGCCGAGGAGGCTCTAAAGTACCTAGAGCGCAGGTTCTACATCAGCCTGACGGGCTACCTGTGCAAGGACAAATCGGACACTGGCGTTCGCCGACTGCTGGAGGATGGCACGCTGCCGCTGGACAGACTGCTGGTGGAGACGGATGCTCCGTTCATGTACCCGAATACAAGGGCTTCCAAGCTGCCGCAACACGTGAAAACAGGCATCACCGAACGCTCTTTGTTGTACTTACACAG ATATTGTACCTTCCAACGCAACGAGCCCTGCAGTCTGCCGGCCATTGTGGAGATGATAGCCGCCTTCATGAAGAAAACCCCCGATGAGGTGGCCCTGGCCACCGCCTTTAATGCCCTGAAACTGTTTGGCCTGTCCTAG
- the LOC108061863 gene encoding uncharacterized protein, with product MDENGQFILNPDCLLEILNYVIADCNMKNPSIVMGIWRYNDLLNFVLAHEFILELFAVHHKRLYEELELVLACRITKQLIDLCINKLSNKQNKWLWGSYLQSVREKNPFTVELAFEHLKDGIDLAYVNISFKDISENLTNSEALDLDVKITADALSDICISLPNLTKLFFEGNEIDGSFSTIVPHCKNLEELKLTFNAEGGAAQYAPLVKLPNLKNLIITGIQESGVQMLFFKDLRKWHRPRSLPPLMLTIEDPLKENRDKNRSITFHALDSLRYFEKHFSHYENEFIKAAYDVHEISEDKSLIEESLVAIPEVDEVRIRFDRYTEELEFKLHYDSDISQLSSLSNLPRLSRLVIFKRCTGSNYPEAIAKFLQSMALKGPTSLKSFRIHYGSIDELETMELAKIESIRYLACHIRKWSSIKHLSQLTNLQHLAINVRDSIDCFNSKLVFDLLTACKVQATIMCHRFSMTLNKIEKSLQIEFKENVRADILNFLAQLNSINTLQISGNVDLASLNPFFEAFASSKLCRIQALDISELTYQTEHFSSRRYDFKDISKVSEIQSIKDLKCSMSNTAGIEKLAELINLEELEIVGYGSHVPLFEKLAETNKIQYISCGQLYPDEAYQVSRIRSLKKLECRTSDMLNFQSYLDLAESSIKEFIFDSERHPLKEFISAFSLNGTRLQHLQVNKLDLPRMPDIDELKNLHSLRVQNFNLECAPILKKFPNLNHLAVDQFYKDEVRFCINSLNEVTLKSLPSNLQKLEFNFCIGFTECKYFVELEKLESLKCSLRNEPGIEILANIKTLKVLIIDGAEGRLNELYRRFALKSESTLQELHALTSLCSEEIREISRIKSLLNLNISCEMECDILPDIGKLLELKTFCIVRSFWERNNIESVLPIIQSCQKLECVTMEGELLATNLVSKINEILKSIRDPARQEPLNLCLIEHSPFPDFHVDAIDEVYLNVSYSYNTFDSGYCVEFYPQRRRYTENSQAFSYTDEKEDDEF from the exons ATGGACGAGAACGGCCAATTTATTCTCAACCCCGACTGCCTCTTGGAGATTTTAAACTACGTAATTGCTGATTGCAACATGAAAAACCCGAGCATCGTAATGGGTATTTGGAGGTATAATGACTTATTAAACTTTGTGCTGGCCCATGAATTTATCCTGGAGTTGTTTGCGGTCCACCATAAACGTTTGTACGAAGAACTGGAGTTGGTTCTTGCATGCAGAATCACAAAGCAGCTGATAGATCTATGCATCAATAAGTtatcaaacaaacaaaataaatggttGTGGGGCTCTTATCTGCAATCTGTCAGAGAAAAAAATCCGTTCACTGTTGAATTGGCTTTTGAACACCTTAAAGACGGAATCGATTTAGCATATGTAAACATAAGCTTTAAAG acaTCTCGGAAAACCTAACAAACAGCGAGGCATTAGACTTAGACGTTAAAATAACTGCAGACGCTTTATCTGACATCTGTATCTCGCTCCCAAATTTGACAAAGTTGTTCTTCGAAGGCAATGAAATTGATGGGAGTTTTTCAACTATCGTACCGCATTGCAAAAATCTTGAGGAACTAAAACTTACGTTCAACGCGGAAGGAGGAGCTGCCCAATATGCACCGCTAGTAAAGttgccaaatttaaaaaaccttaTTATTACTGGAATTCAAGAAAGCGGTGTGCaaatgcttttttttaaagatttaaggAAATGGCACAGACCTAGAAGTCTACCACCATTGATGCTGACCATCGAAGATCCTTTAAAAGAGAATCGCGATAAAAATCGGTCCATTACTTTTCATGCTCTTGACTCACTACGATATttcgaaaaacatttttcgcaTTACGAAAATGAGTTTATAAAAGCCGCATACGATGTACATGAAATATCAGAAGACAAAAGTTTAATAGAGGAATCTCTCGTAGCAATACCTGAAGTTGACGAGGTCAGAATAAGATTCGACAGATATACGGAAGAACTGGAATTCAAGCTACATTACGATTCGGACATTAGTCAATTGAGTTCTTTATCAAATCTGCCCAGACTGAGTCGCTtggttatatttaaaagatgTACGGGGTCGAATTATCCCGAAGCTATTGCCAAATTCCTTCAATCAATGGCCCTGAAAGGACCCACTTCTTTAAAATCCTTCAGAATTCACTATGGTTCTATAGATGAATTGGAGACAATGGAGTTAGCGAAAATAGAATCAATTCGGTATCTGGCGTGCCATATCAGAAAATGGAGCTCAATTAAGCATTTAAGTCAATTAACTAACCTCCAACACCTGGCGATCAATGTCCGCGATTCCATCGATTGCTTCAATTCCAAGTTAGTCTTTGATTTGCTAACTGCATGTAAGGTACAAGCCACCATAATGTGCCATAGATTCAGTATGACCCTGAATAAGATCGAAAAAAGCcttcaaattgaatttaaagagAATGTTCGTGCCGATATTTTGAATTTCCTGGCTCAACTTAATAGCATAAACACCCTGCAAATTTCAGGAAATGTGGATTTAGCATCTCTTAATCCTTTCTTTGAAGCTTTTGCCAGCAGCAAATTATGTAGAATTCAAGCATTGGATATCTCAGAATTAACATACCAGACGGAACATTTTTCTTCAAGGCGTTAcgattttaaagatatttccaAAGTTTCTGAAATTCAAAGCATTAAGGATCTAAAATGCTCCATGTCCAACACAGCTGGTATTGAAAAATTGGCTGAACTAATTAATCTTGAAGAGTTGGAAATTGTCGGATATGGAAGCCATGTTCCTCTTTTTGAAAAACTGGctgaaactaataaaattcaatacaTTTCTTGTGGGCAACTCTATCCCGACGAGGCTTACCAGGTTTCCCGAATAAGGTCACTAAAAAAGCTGGAGTGCCGAACTTCCGACATGCTAAACTTTCAATCCTATTTAGATCTAGCTGAGTCGAGTATTAAAGAATTCATTTTTGACTCTGAGAGACACCCTCTGAAAGAATTCATTTCTGCGTTTTCTTTAAACGGTACTAGGCTTCAGCATCTTCAAGTGAACAAATTGGACTTACCACGAATGCCTGACATTGATGAACTAAAAAATCTACATAGTTTGCGtgtacaaaattttaatttggaatGTGCGCCAATCCTGAAAAAGTTTCCAAACCTAAATCACCTAGCTGTTGACCAATTTTACAAGGATGAAGTGCGTTTTTGTATAAACTCATTGAATGAAGTGACACTCAAATCATTGCCATCGAATCTTcaaaaattagaatttaatttctgtaTCGGGTTTActgaatgtaaatattttgttgagcTTGAAAAACTGGAGTCCTTAAAATGCTCGTTGCGAAATGAACCGGGCATAGAAATTTtggcaaatataaaaacactGAAAGTACTAATTATCGACGGAGCTGAAGGTCGTCTTAATGAACTTTACCGTCGTTTTGCTCTTAAAAGTGAGTCAACGCTACAAGAACTGCACGCATTAACCAGTTTGTGTTCTGAAGAGATCCGTGAAATATCACGAATTaaatcgttattaaatttaaacatttcgtGCGAAATGGAATGTGATATATTACCAGATATAGGCAAACTACTAGAACTTAAAACATTTTGCATAGTTCGTTCGTTTTGGGAGAGAAATAATATTGAAAGCGTGTTGCCGATTATTCAGTCCTGTCAAAAGCTCGAGTGCGTCACCATGGAAGGAGAATTATTGGCTACAAACCTTGTTAGCAAAATTAACGAAATTCTGAAATCGATAAGGGATCCTGCTCGTCAAGAACCTTTAAACCTTTGTCTAATTGAACACTCTCCTTTCCCGGACTTTCAT GTGGACGCTATTGATGAGGTATATTTAAACGTCTCCTATTCATACAATACCTTCGACAGCGGTTATTGTGTTGAATTTTATCCTCAAAGAAGGCGTTATACCGAAAACTCTCAAGCCTTTAGTTATACGGACGAAAAAGAAGATGACGAGTTTTAG
- the LOC108061864 gene encoding farnesol dehydrogenase, which translates to MNRWLNRVAVVTGASSGIGAACCRDLVAKGMVVVGLARREQRLQELKAGLPADQASRFHSRPCDVSNEEQVKETFAWIDQTLGGADVLINNAGIVRNTQITDEGNSEDLRAILETNVLGVTWCTRQMFQSLQRRKVNDGHVVIINSVVGHQVPMMEGVNFNMYAPSKHAITALTEVLRQEFIKKGTKHKITSISPGVVDTEIFEAGSWDLPSAMPMLRSEDIADAVSYCIQTPPNVQIHELTIKPVGELI; encoded by the exons ATGAACCGCTGGCTGAATCGCGTTGCCGTCGTCACAGGTGCCAGTTCTGGAATCGGAGCGGCCTGCTGCCGGGATCTGGTGGCCAAGGGAATGGTAGTGGTGGGCCTGGCCAGAAGGGAGCAGCGTCTCCAGGAGCTCAAGGCAGGTCTGCCCGCCGATCAGGCGTCCCGGTTCCACAGCCGCCCTTGTGATGTCAGCAATGAGGAACAGGTTAAGGAGACCTTCGCTTGGATCGATCAAACTTTAGGTGGGGCCGATGTGCTTATCAATAATGCCGGAATAGTGCGAAATACCCAAATTACGGACGAAGGGAACTCTGAGGACTTGCGGGCCATTCTGGAGACCAATGTACTGGGCGTGACCTGGTGCACTCGGCAGATGTTTCAGTCCCTGCAGCGTCGCAAGGTGAACGATGGTCATGTGGTGATCATCAACAGCGTGGTGGGTCACCAAGTGCCCATGATGGAGGGAGTTAACTTTAACATGTACGCGCCATCCAAGCACGCGATCACCGCCTTAACCGAGGTCCTGCGTCAGGAGTTTATCAAAAAAGGCACAAAGCACAAGATAACT AGCATCAGCCCCGGCGTTGTTGATACGGAAATCTTCGAAGCTGGCTCATGGGATCTACCGAGTGCTATGCCCATGTTGAGGTCGGAAGATATCGCCGATGCGGTCTCATATTGCATCCAAACGCCCCCGAATGTGCAGATACATGAGCTCACTATCAAGCCTGTTGGCGAACTCATATGA
- the LOC108061758 gene encoding farnesol dehydrogenase-like, with amino-acid sequence MNRWLNRVAVVTGASAGIGEACCRDLVAKGMVVVGLARREKVLQDIKSSLPADQAARFHTRPCDVSNEQQVKETFAWIDRTLGGADVLINNAGIVRKINLTDEGNSDDVRAILDVNVLGVTWCTRQMFQSLQRRKVNDGHVVIINSVVGHIVPAVEDFSLNMYAPSKHAITALTEILRQEFNKKGTKTKITSVSPGVVDTEIFEAGSWDQPSGMPMLRSADIADAVTYCIQTPPNVQIHELIIKPVGEAF; translated from the exons ATGAATCGCTGGTTGAATCGCGTTGCCGTCGTCACAGGCGCTAGTGCTGGAATCGGAGAAGCCTGCTGCCGGGATCTGGTGGCCAAGGGAATGGTAGTGGTGGGCCTGGCCCGCCGGGAGAAGGTTCTCCAAGACATCAAATCCTCCCTGCCCGCCGACCAGGCTGCCCGGTTCCACACCCGCCCCTGTGATGTCAGCAACGAGCAGCAGGTCAAGGAGACCTTCGCTTGGATCGACCGGACTTTGGGTGGTGCCGATGTGCTTATCAACAATGCCGGGATAGTGCGGAAGATCAACCTCACGGATGAGGGGAACTCGGACGATGTGCGGGCCATTCTGGACGTCAATGTGCTGGGAGTGACCTGGTGCACCCGCCAGATGTTCCAATCGCTGCAGCGCCGCAAGGTGAACGATGGCCATGTGGTGATCATCAACAGCGTGGTGGGTCACATAGTGCCCGCAGTGGAGGACTTCAGCCTGAACATGTATGCGCCCTCCAAGCATGCCATCACCGCGCTAACCGAGATCCTGCGACAGGAGTTCAACAAGAAGGGCACCAAGACCAAGATTACG AGCGTCAGCCCCGGCGTTGTGGACACGGAAATCTTCGAAGCGGGCTCTTGGGATCAGCCCAGTGGCATGCCCATGCTGCGATCCGCGGATATAGCCGATGCAGTGACCTATTGCATCCAAACGCCCCCGAATGTCCAGATACATGAGCTCATTATCAAGCCTGTTGGTGAGGCCTTTTGA
- the LOC108061750 gene encoding cuticle protein 63, translating to MFKVLFVLAAFAAAQAYAHPGVVVAPVVAHPAVVHTPIIHHGAHSVHSHVVHHPAAVKVITPVVHKPVVAVHAVRPVVPLVPVHHAAPALVVHH from the exons ATGTTCAAAGTT CTGTTCGTGCTCGCCGCCTTCGCCGCCGCCCAGGCGTACGCCCATCCCGGAGTGGTGGTGGCTCCCGTGGTGGCCCACCCGGCGGTAGTCCACACGCCCATCATCCATCACGGCGCCCACTCGGTGCACTC CCACGTTGTTCATCATCCGGCCGCCGTCAAGGTCATCACCCCCGTCGTCCACAAGCCCGTGGTGGCGGTGCATGCTGTCAGGCCGGTGGTTCCTCTGGTCCCAGTGCATCATGCCGCCCCCGCTCTCGTTGTGCATCATTAA